A single Leptospira barantonii DNA region contains:
- a CDS encoding FG-GAP-like repeat-containing protein encodes MSGGHNHLCPDHSLNVFFQGLSILNFNSQNAISISNVVDKSAIQSGFLVGKTAFGYDNVSVSIDDGPPTAVAVVNSTWRYALPAQAVTGTHWALGSKHKISVRIYNALGQVFAEKVIEVVKGVNRDTNGDGYPDVILSVSPGNSVQGYSLVFLTHADTGIPSTSPDTIITDGLVGSSFFGDRVGVGDFNGDGYADMLVGSQAAPSFSTIGHAFIFHSAGQTGIANQNLASGGNYSTFLKGQNGGDRLGSFVNGADVNGDGYDDAILTSPWNNCKGYTFYSAGNNGVSSKDLSTGGIADITFSIATPDNYGFTAFGDINKDGYTDMAVGAPSYSSSQGRVYVYISNGTTLPVTSQYLLAPTPTCSGTCSFGSAITLADFNGDSCADLGVGASSYNGNQGAAFVYLSNCGSTAPFSSTPNATFIGPLTSTCNGGNNCSFGNFVTSGDTNGDGFADLLVTANQATNNYGNVYLFQSSGSSGIQSVNLSTGGSADSTITGAGAGLGFGSFANMQDVNGDGLSDILVAAMDPIASGLSQVGKGKVYYFQSSATTGSVNIDLRTGGVATATLMYSLGMSLGNSIAFSPFEHEESSIFGYSYGEFFENGIKGMRGTSPFPLRK; translated from the coding sequence TTGAGCGGGGGGCACAATCATCTTTGTCCCGATCATTCTTTGAACGTTTTTTTTCAAGGGCTTTCGATCTTAAACTTCAATTCTCAGAACGCGATTTCGATTTCAAATGTCGTGGATAAATCCGCGATTCAATCCGGCTTCTTAGTCGGTAAGACTGCTTTCGGTTACGATAACGTTTCCGTTTCCATCGATGACGGTCCTCCGACCGCCGTGGCCGTGGTCAATTCCACTTGGAGATACGCGTTGCCCGCACAAGCCGTTACGGGAACTCATTGGGCCTTGGGAAGCAAACATAAGATTTCCGTAAGAATCTACAACGCACTCGGACAAGTTTTTGCGGAGAAGGTAATCGAAGTCGTGAAGGGAGTCAACCGTGACACCAACGGAGACGGTTATCCCGATGTGATTCTTTCTGTTTCTCCGGGCAATTCCGTGCAAGGTTATTCTCTCGTATTTTTAACACATGCCGATACGGGTATACCTTCGACTTCACCCGATACGATCATTACGGACGGATTGGTCGGAAGTTCCTTTTTCGGAGATCGAGTCGGGGTCGGAGATTTTAACGGAGACGGTTACGCAGATATGCTCGTGGGAAGTCAGGCGGCTCCTTCTTTTTCCACCATCGGACACGCGTTTATCTTTCACAGTGCCGGTCAGACCGGAATCGCGAATCAGAACTTGGCTTCGGGAGGAAATTATAGTACGTTTCTAAAAGGTCAGAACGGCGGAGACCGTCTCGGTTCTTTTGTCAACGGCGCGGATGTAAACGGAGACGGTTACGACGACGCGATTCTCACCTCACCTTGGAACAACTGCAAGGGTTATACTTTTTACAGCGCCGGAAACAACGGAGTTTCATCCAAGGATTTGAGCACGGGTGGAATCGCAGATATCACTTTTTCAATCGCGACGCCGGATAACTACGGATTCACCGCTTTCGGAGATATCAACAAAGACGGTTATACGGACATGGCCGTGGGCGCTCCGTCTTACAGCTCCAGTCAAGGAAGGGTCTACGTTTATATCTCCAACGGAACCACGTTACCCGTAACATCTCAGTATCTTCTCGCTCCGACGCCGACCTGTTCCGGAACCTGTAGCTTCGGTAGCGCCATAACGTTAGCCGACTTCAACGGAGATTCCTGCGCGGATCTCGGAGTGGGCGCTTCGAGCTACAACGGAAATCAGGGAGCGGCGTTCGTATATCTTTCCAACTGCGGCTCCACCGCGCCTTTTTCTTCGACTCCGAACGCAACGTTCATCGGTCCTTTGACTTCCACGTGCAACGGAGGAAACAATTGTTCTTTCGGAAACTTTGTTACTTCGGGTGATACGAACGGGGACGGATTCGCGGATCTTCTGGTCACAGCGAATCAAGCAACGAACAATTACGGAAACGTTTATCTGTTTCAAAGTTCCGGAAGTTCCGGGATTCAGAGCGTCAATTTAAGCACGGGTGGAAGCGCAGATTCCACCATTACGGGCGCGGGTGCTGGTTTGGGTTTCGGTTCGTTCGCGAACATGCAGGATGTCAACGGGGACGGTTTATCGGATATCCTCGTTGCGGCTATGGACCCGATTGCCAGCGGACTTTCGCAGGTCGGAAAAGGAAAAGTGTATTATTTTCAAAGCTCCGCGACAACCGGATCGGTAAACATAGACCTGAGAACCGGAGGCGTCGCCACTGCAACGTTGATGTATTCCCTGGGAATGTCCCTCGGAAACTCGATCGCATTCTCCCCTTTTGAACATGAAGAATCGAGTATATTCGGTTATTCTTATGGAGAATTTTTCGAAAACGGAATCAAAGGGATGCGGGGAACGTCGCCGTTCCCGCTACGAAAATAA
- a CDS encoding 5-(carboxyamino)imidazole ribonucleotide synthase: protein MGAGQLARMFCLEALPFGYDISVYSPEKNSPAAGAGAKEYVAAYEDETALIEFLKNIDALTFEFENIPEIALSTIEKFSKENGLRVHPSPDCIRIAQNRWKEKNSFRKAGIPTVNFHPVFTEEDKISVLSKTNFPCILKTNTMGYDGKGQVKCKTKEELSSALSDLKELNHIVEEFFPFHSEASVILARFEDGKILNFRPSENVHKNHILDLTFHPGNFSKEVETRLVDSAKKLAETIGYIGVFGVEFFIKGEEILCNEFAPRPHNSGHFSQDCGTLSQFELQLRTLCNIPSPDSIPSTSVTMKNILGEDYKPGSDLWNSALENPYFHLHLYGKTEVRNGRKMGHWNYSGPNPESAFSDWT, encoded by the coding sequence ATGGGAGCAGGACAATTGGCGAGAATGTTCTGCCTCGAAGCGCTTCCTTTCGGTTACGATATTTCCGTTTATTCTCCGGAAAAGAATTCTCCGGCGGCCGGAGCAGGAGCCAAAGAATACGTCGCCGCTTACGAGGACGAAACCGCTCTCATAGAATTTTTAAAGAATATAGACGCTCTTACATTCGAATTTGAGAATATTCCGGAAATTGCACTTTCTACGATCGAAAAATTCTCGAAAGAAAACGGGCTTAGAGTTCACCCCTCCCCCGATTGTATCCGAATCGCACAGAATCGATGGAAGGAAAAAAATTCTTTTCGAAAGGCCGGAATTCCGACCGTAAATTTTCATCCGGTTTTTACGGAAGAGGATAAAATTTCCGTTCTTTCCAAAACAAATTTCCCGTGTATTTTAAAAACGAATACGATGGGTTACGACGGCAAGGGCCAAGTTAAATGTAAAACGAAAGAAGAACTTTCTTCGGCGCTTTCCGATCTAAAGGAACTCAATCATATCGTGGAAGAATTCTTTCCGTTTCACTCGGAGGCTTCCGTAATTTTAGCGAGGTTCGAGGACGGTAAGATTCTAAATTTCAGACCTTCCGAAAACGTTCATAAGAATCATATCCTGGATCTTACCTTTCATCCGGGTAACTTTTCAAAGGAAGTGGAAACGAGACTTGTGGACTCTGCGAAAAAACTCGCGGAAACGATCGGTTACATCGGAGTTTTCGGAGTGGAATTCTTCATCAAAGGCGAGGAAATTCTTTGTAACGAATTCGCACCAAGACCTCATAACTCGGGACATTTCAGCCAGGACTGCGGAACACTTTCTCAGTTTGAACTTCAATTGAGAACACTTTGTAATATTCCTTCCCCCGATTCGATTCCGTCGACTTCCGTTACGATGAAGAATATCCTGGGAGAAGATTACAAACCCGGCTCCGATCTTTGGAATTCAGCATTAGAAAATCCTTATTTTCATCTTCATTTATACGGTAAAACCGAAGTCCGCAACGGCAGAAAGATGGGACATTGGAATTACTCGGGTCCGAATCCGGAATCCGCATTCTCCGATTGGACCTGA
- the purE gene encoding 5-(carboxyamino)imidazole ribonucleotide mutase translates to MSAKVAIIMGSHSDWETMKEAETVLKEFGVSVHKEIVSAHRSPELMLEFSKTAKKAGYSVIIAGAGGAAHLPGMVASMTTLPVLGVPVQSKALSGMDSLLSIVQMPGGVPVGTLAIGTAGAKNAGLLAIRILSLQDAELSEKLERYRDKIREDALSKNKDLL, encoded by the coding sequence TTGAGCGCGAAAGTTGCAATCATAATGGGCAGTCATTCGGACTGGGAAACGATGAAGGAAGCCGAAACCGTTCTAAAAGAATTCGGTGTTTCCGTTCACAAGGAAATCGTTTCCGCGCATAGATCCCCCGAGCTTATGTTAGAATTTTCTAAAACAGCGAAGAAGGCCGGTTACTCGGTCATCATCGCGGGGGCCGGCGGAGCCGCGCATCTTCCGGGTATGGTCGCGTCGATGACCACACTTCCCGTGTTAGGCGTCCCCGTTCAGAGCAAAGCGTTAAGCGGCATGGACAGCCTTCTTTCCATCGTTCAAATGCCCGGCGGAGTTCCTGTGGGAACTCTTGCGATCGGAACCGCGGGTGCTAAGAACGCGGGTCTTCTTGCGATTCGAATTCTTTCCCTGCAAGACGCGGAACTTTCCGAAAAGCTGGAACGATACAGGGATAAAATTCGAGAAGACGCACTTTCCAAAAACAAGGATCTTCTTTGA
- a CDS encoding UDP-N-acetylmuramoyl-tripeptide--D-alanyl-D-alanine ligase has protein sequence MKATFSYDPETIRKALGSESTTWFQKETSITNITTASTEAEAGSLFVPLRGNRDGHEFIQDALSRGASYFLVEENHPILKELDDEQCKKAIPVKDTLVALGKLAAFHRSRFNPIVIAVTGSSGKTTTKELLGNCLKNLDEDALVVTEKNYNNEIGLPFTLFRISDQTKIAVCELGMNHKGEISRLTEIAKPDYAIITTIGTAHIEFLGSQKNIAKAKAEVAEGLSKGGILFYPSIGEYSKILKKKTRKYGSKFVLVKPEQTFSILRKNPSGFSLKYKDEEIEWNLPGDKLLGNLAVAVACLETIGTPKDWIRDGISSFKSGNKRLDLQRGKFSVINDTYNANYESMLSSLEVADQLADGKEFYAVLGDMKELGKHSSEFHKKLGKHCAGFQNLKGLFTFGTDSRWIGEEFVKRTSSPKFSEHFENTEDGLKQLVQSFLNSVPEGSVVLAKASRGIQLERFVDSLQV, from the coding sequence ATGAAGGCAACCTTCTCCTACGACCCGGAAACGATCCGCAAAGCGTTGGGTTCCGAGTCGACAACCTGGTTTCAGAAAGAAACCTCGATCACAAACATAACGACCGCTTCGACCGAAGCGGAGGCCGGTTCCTTGTTCGTCCCACTTCGCGGGAATCGGGACGGGCATGAATTCATCCAGGATGCTCTTTCCAGAGGAGCCTCTTATTTTTTAGTCGAGGAGAATCATCCGATTCTCAAGGAACTCGACGACGAACAATGTAAAAAAGCGATTCCCGTCAAAGATACGTTAGTCGCTCTTGGTAAGCTCGCCGCATTTCACAGATCCAGATTCAACCCGATCGTGATCGCCGTCACGGGTTCGAGCGGAAAAACGACTACGAAGGAACTTCTCGGCAACTGCCTCAAAAATCTTGACGAAGACGCGTTGGTCGTTACGGAAAAGAATTACAACAACGAGATCGGGCTTCCGTTTACGCTCTTTCGAATTTCGGATCAAACCAAAATCGCGGTCTGCGAACTCGGAATGAATCACAAAGGGGAAATTTCAAGACTTACCGAAATCGCAAAACCGGACTACGCGATCATCACAACGATCGGAACGGCTCATATAGAATTTTTGGGAAGCCAAAAAAACATCGCGAAAGCGAAAGCGGAGGTCGCCGAGGGTCTTTCCAAGGGAGGAATTCTCTTCTATCCAAGTATAGGTGAATATTCTAAAATACTAAAAAAGAAAACCCGCAAATACGGAAGCAAGTTTGTTTTGGTAAAACCGGAGCAGACGTTTTCCATTCTCCGCAAAAACCCGTCCGGATTTTCCTTAAAATACAAAGACGAAGAAATCGAATGGAACTTACCCGGCGATAAACTTCTCGGAAACTTAGCCGTCGCAGTCGCTTGTTTGGAAACGATCGGAACTCCTAAAGATTGGATCCGAGACGGAATCTCTTCCTTTAAATCCGGAAACAAAAGACTGGATCTGCAACGAGGAAAATTCTCCGTAATCAACGATACGTATAACGCGAACTACGAATCCATGCTTTCCTCTTTGGAAGTCGCGGATCAACTCGCGGACGGTAAGGAATTTTACGCGGTTCTCGGCGATATGAAAGAACTCGGAAAACATTCTTCCGAATTCCATAAAAAACTCGGAAAACACTGCGCCGGTTTTCAAAATCTAAAAGGACTTTTCACTTTCGGAACCGATTCTCGTTGGATCGGCGAGGAATTTGTTAAGCGAACATCCTCTCCCAAATTTTCGGAACACTTCGAGAACACGGAAGACGGATTGAAACAACTCGTTCAATCGTTTTTGAATTCGGTTCCCGAAGGTTCGGTCGTTTTGGCGAAGGCTTCGAGAGGAATTCAATTGGAACGCTTCGTGGATTCTCTTCAGGTTTAG